GTCCTAAGTAAGTTGTGCCTGATTTTTTTGTAAGTAACATTTTGATAAAAATAACAATTGTATACAATATGTTTGATATCAAGCTGCTTAGAAGCTGCCTCTTTGTGAGTCTAAACTTGTAGTTTTGTGTATTAGCTTACTTAAGAAGAGATAAAACACCGAAAAATCTTTAATTCTCTTGATTCTGAGAATTAAAGATTTTATAAAGATGACAGAAAATGAGCGGAAAATAAACAAATACGCTTGTGTGGAGGGAATTTCTAGTATCAAGTTCCTTAAAATGGACTGAAATTCTTACGGCGTCAGTAGTAAATTCTATGCGCGAGGATTTTCGCTATCAGCTAAGGCTTTATAAGCTTTGGTAAGCGGCTATTACATCTGGTGCAAGATGTCATTTGAAGGGACTAGATGTAAAGTTGGTTATAAGGGCTGTATTTAAACTACAGCCTCCGTCTTATTTAACTCCTTATCCCGCCGCCTTGGTACGTCATAAGTCATAAAATCATATGCCATGTCTGTGTAGGGAAAAATAGCACGAGCTTCTTCAAGCAAATCCTTCAACTCTATTACATTTCCAGGAGCATAGCGGGGACTAAAATGTGTCATGATCAGTTTATGTGCTCCAGCGGCTAAAGCCGTTTGCGCTGCCATTGTGGTTGTGGAATGCAACCTTTGAAAAGCCATATCTGCATCTTGATGGGCAAAAGTTGCTTCGTGAATTAACACATCTGTATCCTGCGCTAATTCCACCGCACCATCACAATAAATTGTGTCTGTACAATAGGCAATTTTGCGTCCAATTTCCGTGGGTCCACATAGTTCCTTACCGTTAATCACTCGCCCATCAGCAAGGGTCACGACTTCACCACGTTTGAGTTGACCGTAAATACGACCAGGAGGAATTTGCAACGCCTTAGCTTTTTCTACATCAAAACGTCCTGGTCGGTCTTTCTCACAAATCCGGTAGCCAAAGCTGGTCACGCGATGATGCAAAGGACCACAGGTGACAGTGAATTCATCATCTTCGTAAACCACCCCTGGTTGTACGACGTGAACTTTAACAGGATAGGAAAAGTGGGTATGGGAGTAGCGCGAGGCAAGTTGCAGGTACTCATTTAATCCAGGTGGACCATAAATATCAACGCGTTGTACATTTCCAGCTAAACCGCAACTAGCAAGAAGACCCATCAAGCCAAATATATGGTCGCCGTGCAGATGGGTGATAAAAATTCGGGAGAGTTGGCTGCTTTTTAGGTCACTCCGCAAAATTTGATGCTGAGTACCTTCGCCACAATCGAATAACCACATCTGAGCTCGTTGTGGTAATCTTAGAGCGACACTGGAAACATTGCGCGATCGCGTAGGTACACCGGAACTTGTCCCTAGAAATGTTATCTGCACAGCCTTATTCTGCCTTCCTCTTACTGAATTTGGCTCTCTATTCTCTATAGTGGCACGGAAAAAAGCAAAATTCTTTTGGCAGAAAGTCTCTTTTTCTCAGGGCAAGATTATCTGCAAATCTAAGGAAAATGACAAGAAGAAAAAGTTGTAGGCTGACCAAGCAAGTTATTTCCGGAAAATACATAAAAAGAATAGGTGGAAAGCCGATTTTGTAAATAAACTTGCTTTTTGACATACGTATATACGCAAAGACGCTAAGAAAAGTTTGCTTCTTAACGTCTTTGCATGAGATTATTGATTATGTATTTAACTGCTTGTTCATCAGAGATTGTTCAAAAGCCGAGCACGAATTGCCATCAGCTGCTCTTGGTTGTTGACTGGAGATCGCGGTGCCGGCAATTCTGTATTGGGCCAGTTGGTTAAATCAAAGCAGGGACATAGTAACGGGGGCATGCCCACATTTCTTACAGGTACTGGCATACTGCAACGAGCGCAAGGAGACAGATCCCAAGCAGGAGTTAGCAATTCTGCTATGGTTTCTTGCGTACCTTCCAGGTAGCAATCCCCCGATTCAGGTGAAATAATTTTCTGCCAGCACTCTTCAAACTCATCGCTGTAACGGTCACTTTTGATGATCTCTTGCGGCTGTAAGGTTGCCGTACCGTTGTTAATTACAACTTTCTTACCCAGCTGGAACCAGTAAGCTAAGTATTTTTTTACGTCTTTTTGTGATGCCATACTAAAATCTTAGATTGTAAATTCTGGTTTTTAAATAAGGAATATTAAATAAACAATTAAGAATAGTTATTAGTTGTGAACTATTTTTAGTCATTCTCCCTACTTCCCTACTCTCTTGGGCTTGGCAAAGGGGAACCCAGCATACTCAAATTGAGAACGTGACCCCCAGTGACCAAGTAAACTTCTTGGCAGATAACTCCCAACTGACGCACCAACTGACCTAGGCGATCGCGGAAGGTTCGACCAGTAGGATAAGCTGGGACGACGCCCCAACCAGTTTCTTCAGCTACAAAAATTATATCGGCAGCAACTAACTGGACTGTTTCTAAGAACTCTTGGACGATGTTTTGCCAGGTCAACTCGTCTTGTTCCAAAAGATTTGCCACCCAAGTGCCTAAAGAATCTACCAAAAGGCAGATGTTTGGTTTAGCGTCAGCAAGAGCAGCAGACAATTCATATGGCATTTCTAATGTCACCCAATCTTGAGGACGGCGTCGTTTATGTTGTTGAATACGTTGCTGCCATTCCTTATCATCTGAGCTTTCCACTGCCGTTGCCACATAAATAACCTCTTTTTGTGACTGCATTGCCAGGATTTCTGCCCATTCGCTTTTGCCAGAGCGTGCTGGTCCGGTCACTAATATGACTTTACTCAAAGCTCTTTACCAAGTATGTTGAATTGAGAGGGGTTGCAATTCTACTAGGCTATCAGCTATTAGCTATTGAGTTAAGTAACGGCTAAACGCTGAGTGCAGAAAGTTTTTGACTAAAATTTTTCACTATAAGGCTGGCAACTTGTCGCCAAAATAACTTTTAATAGTAAGACTAGTACCAGCATCATCAGAAGGCAGAAGTATAAAGTGAGTATAAAGCAAAAAGTCTAAAGTATGAAGTAATTAAGTGTCATTAATTTTTCATCCTTTATCCTTCAGCATAGCTGCCTTCATCCTTGAACACCACAAGGCACAGCACACTTTTGAGATATCCGTTATGAAAGCAGGCATAAAACGCATAGAGGCAACTCTACACGATTTAGGGACTCGCAACACTGCTGGATCTGAGGAATTGGATGGTTCGACAAAGCGGTCTCTATCGTTTCGGATCAGCGTTGGGGGAACGGAAAGCTCAGCAACCCATCCTGAGCCGTCTGAGGAGGAACCTTCTACCCAATCAGAACAAAACTCAGCCATCCACGATACCTCTGTGCAGACTTTTCCAGCACAAGAGAGCGATTGCAAAGCACCAAGCCTACCCAAGTTCAAAACTCCTAGCCTTACTAGCCATCGCAACGGAGCAAATCCTGCCTTGGCGATGAATTTGTTGCAAGAAATTCAGGAAAGTGTTGCCTCGTGGCAAAGAGAACTGCAAAAAATCGTGCGGCAGATTCAAGATATTTATTTAGAAGGACCGATTGTTAATGGCTGGTTAGAGTCCCACGAACATGGTTTAGAATCAGGAGGAACGGCAACACTGCGCCATGCAGAAGTTGACCGCCTGATGGACTACGTAGAAGAAATTTGCGCGCCTGATAGCAAAGTATCCTGCCAATCGCCCCGTGCTGGGTATCATCTGTATGGTTTGGATGCTTCTGGTAAAGTGTGGTCGCGTCCGTGTCCACCCGAACAGGTTGTTAGCGTAAGTATGGCAATTGCGCGTTACCAAAAGTTGCGTCAACTCTTGGGGCGAAAGCAATATCTAGAAACCCGTCTCACTCAACTGGCAGAAACTCTTGTGATTTTGCATGGTCACATTCAATTGCAGTGAAATTTGACTAAGAAAGAACACAGAACTCAGGAGTCACCAAACCAGCTATGGTTCTTTTGCAACTCGGTGTTGAGTCGAGATACAGCCTCTTTGTGGATTTAAGATATCAATCATTGTGAGGTTGCTAAATCCTCTGCATTGTACGTTAGGGACATTCTGAGTTCTGAATTCTTCTACAAAAATATTGTATAAAAAATTAATATAATTTCCTTTTTCCGAAAAAACTCGGTTGGTGAGTCGGAAATTTTTGGTATAGATTAGCTGAAGAGCAGGCTACGTTTGGACTTTGCTATTGGTTATTGGTTAGTAGTTAATGGTTATGGTTCCTAAAATAACCAATAATTAACAACCAACGACGAATAAAGTCCAAAAACCCAAATTTAAAGCTTATGCCAAACACGCAAATCTCTGCCATTATCTGCACTCACAATCGAGATACTTATTTAGGCGCTGCTATAGATAGCCTTTTGGCGCAGGATTTTGTCGGTGACTTTGAAGTCGTGGTCGTGGATAATGGGTCGAGCGATCGCACTCGCGAAGTTGTAGAACATAGAAGCCACAATCCTCGCCTTAAGTATGTCTTTGAACCAGCCATTGGCTTATCTGTTGCCCGCAACACTGGCGCGAGAGTTGCTAGTTCTGAAATTTTGGCATATCTTGATGACGATGCAGAGGCAAACTCCAACTGGTTACAGGTTTTGTACTCGGCTTATCAAGATAACCCTAAACTCGTGATTGCGGGTGGCAAAGTGACTCTATTATGGCCCGAAGGAATTCAACCCCCACCTTGGCTATCAACGGGATTAGCTGCCAATTTAGGGGCATATGACTTAGGCGAGAGTATTGTCTACATCGACAACCCAGGACAAACCCCCAGAGGTTTGAACTACTCTATACGCCGCAGCTTTCTTGAAGAAATAGGGGGTTTTGATATCCATCTTGGTCGAGTAGGTACAAAATTATTGTCAAATGAAGAACTGCAAATGACCGAACTTGCCCTCCAACGGGGAATGCAAGTTGCTTATCTTCCCAACGCCCTTGTTGCTCACAATGTCGCCCCAGAACGCCTCAAACGCTCCTGGTTTTTCAACCGAGGTTGGTGGCAAGGTATTAGTGAGTGCTATCGGGAACAACTTGCCGGCAAAGCTGGTTTAGGTCAATTGCAGCGTGGCAGTGAACGGTTTTTGCGTGGCTTGTATAAAACACTACAGTATTTTAGTGACCCGGCGGAACGCTTTGATAAACTTGTGTATGCATATGGTCAAATTGGTTACTTAAATGCCGCTATTCAGGGTCTTCTGTTCAAGTCTCAGAAAGAATAACAAATAATAACTTATATGTCTTCCAAATTACCAGTTTCCGTACTCATTCCGGCAAAAAACGAACAAGCAAACTTGCCTGCTTGTCTGACAAGCGTCCAAAGAGCTGATGAAGTGTTTATTGTAGATTCTCAAAGTAGTGACAAAAGCGTCGAAATTGCTAAAAGTTACGGTGCAAATGTCGTGCAATTCTACTTTAATGGACGCTGGCCTAAAAAGAAAAATTGGTCTCTAGAAAACTTACCTTTCCGCAACGAATGGGTGTTAATTGTTGATTGCGATGAGCGCATTACACCCGAACTATGGGATGAAATTGCCCAAGCAATTCAAAATCCTGAATACAATGGTTACTACCTCAACCGCCAAGTCTTTTTCTTAGGGACATGGATTCGCCATGGCGGTAAATATCCCGATTGGAATTTGCGTTTGTTTAAACACAAAAAAGGTCGCTACGAAAACCTTAACACTGAGGATATTCCCAACACTGGTGATAACGAAGTTCATGAACACGTTATTTTAGATGGGAAAGTGGGATATCTGAAAAATGATATGATACATGAGGATTTCCGTGACCTTTATCACTGGATAGAACGGCATAATCGTTATTCCAATTGGGAGGCTCGTGTCTATCTTAATCTGCTTACAGGTAAAGATGACAGCGGTACCATTGGCGCGAATCCTTTTGGTGATGCCGTGCAACGCAAGCGTTTTTTGAAAAAACTATGGGTACGACTGCCATTTAAACCATTTTTGCGGTTTGTTTTGTTCTACATTATTCAACGTGGCTTTTTAGATGGCAAAGCAGGATATATTTATGCACGGCTTTTAAGTCAATATGAGTATCAAATAGGCGTCAAACTCTACGAATTACGCAAATATGGTGGACAGCTTAATACCACATCCACGTCCACATCCACCCCCGTTGCTGAAAAACCTTCTCTTTCTCAAGAAGTAGGGCAGACGGTGCTTTAGGGGAGTAGAGACGCTTTCATTCAGCACGTCTCTACAACTAATGACAAATGACTAACGACAAATGACGAATGACGAACCTTTTGTAGATTTACGTAAATATGACCAATCCTGGTTTGACCGAGGGCGAGCAGGTTGGTATATTTTGTTATGGTGGTTTATACAGGCGATCGCCTTTCCCCTGACTCCTCACCCATTCAATAATCTGCGCTGTGCCCTGCTGCGTTTGTTTGGCGCTCGTATTGGTAAAGGTGTATTAATTCGACCTACTGCCCGCTTCACCTATCCTTGGAAAGTCACAATTGGCGACTACAGCTGGATTGGAGATGATGTCATTTTATACAGTCTTGATAATATCAACATTGGTGAACACTGCGTCATTTCTCAAAAGAGTTACCTGTGTACTGGTAGCCATGATATAACAGACCCAGCCTTTAGGTTGAAAACGGCAAGTATCACCATTGGCAATGGAGCTTGGATTGCTGCAGATTGCTTTATTGGATTGGGAGTGCAAATTCGAGCTAATGCCGTGATTGGCGCTCGTAGTAGTGTCTTTAGTGACATGCCCTCTGGGCAAGTTTGCTGGGGAAATCCCTGTGTTCCCAGGTATCCAAGGAAGAAGGGGTGATAGGGTGATTTATCTACAAAATCAAAATATCACTAACCCCGCAAAAACAATTGTGTAATGTAGTAAGTATTACCAGTGCGCCAAACACCTATACCAGTCTCTCGAAAAACAGGACGCAGAATATTCTCTCGATGTCCTGGGCTTTCCATCCAGCCTTCCACCGCTGCAGGTACAGGTTGAGGAATATTCGTACTTTTAAATAGATTTTCACCCACCACCCAGTAAGAAATGCCCCTCGCGTGTACTCGTTGGACAAGGGTACTGCCATCTGCGCCAGTGTGGCTAAAGAAGTTTTTTTCAGCCATCTGCCGACTGTATCTCCGGGCAACCTCTGCTAGCTTATCGTTATTTTGTAGGGGTTTCAATCCGTATTTAACGCGCACATCGTTAATGTTTTGCCTAACTGCTGCCTCAATTTTGGCAGTTGCAGAAGTTTGGCTGAGAACTGGGGGCTTTTGAGGTTTGCCTGTTGGCAGTTCAGGCAAAGGTGGCAAATACTCAATAGCCTGTTCGCAGCTTGGTATGAAAAGTGCGAGCAGTGTTATCCCGAAAACAGAAAATATTTGGGGTAATATGCGTTGACACTTGTGACTCATATTGGATTCTAAACAAGCACCCAGTCTGGTGTTTTTCAGAAGCTGTGCTAGATATCACTGATGGTGCTACATTTTCTTGTGTATTGAACAACATTACTAACAGTTGTCATCAAATCATCAGTATCAAAAGGTTTTGGCATATGTGCAGTAAAGCCTGCATCTTGTGCTAAATTATATGACTCTTCTGGTGGGAGCGCTGTTAAAGCGACAGCCGGAATTTGTCTGATTTGTTCGTCTGAATGAGTCCTAATTTTACGCATTAGTACATAACCATCCTCGTCAGGCATGGCAATATCACTAATGAGAATATCTGGTTTAAACTGTGTAATCAGTTGAAATGCTTTTTCACTACATGTTGCAGTCAGGACTTGCACATTATAATATGATGTAAAAATAGCCCTAATTAACTCAACAGAATCGATATCATCATCTACTACCAACAACTGCAACCCATCCAAATTCTGCAAATTTTCCATATATTAAAAGCCTTGTTAATTCTTATAACTGGAATTATCTAGGCTACAATTATACTGACAATTTTCTAGCCCTCATACTTGATCTCGGAAATATGAATCGCAAACATTAAACGTGACTTAGATGAGCGTTCATTTGTTTGGTGTGCTCACTTAATAAAACTAGATTAGTCCCAATACTGTTTGGGTAAAGGTTGGCACTGGGTAAATTATCTTATCCGAACTTTATTGGATTAGTCCCTTTATTTTTATCTGTCGGAGGAAGGATAAAGCCATTCTGTAAAAATAATTAACAAATTTCTAAGAATTTTCTGTTAGGGAACGATCAAAATATTATATTGGGAATTTTATAAACAAAAAAGCACAGAAAACAGACTGCGCTGCACTCTTGTGTTTGATTTGTTTTAGTTCCAGCACGCCTGAATTCGTGCCAGTAATTTATCAAAATTAATGGGCTTGCGGATAAAATCGTCTGATCCTATGTCCAATTCTTTTATAACACTAGCCTCTTCAGTCCCAGTAACTAGCAGAATGGGAATAAAAGGTAACTTCTCATTCTGGCGGATGTTGCGGGTTAACTCATAACCGTTCATCCCAGGCATTATCACATCTACCAACAATAAATCTGGTGGCGAAGCCTCTATCTTAGCTAAAGCCAAACTCCCATTTGTTGCTGTATCAACTTCATAACCCTCTGCTTCTAGAGCAGTTTGAAGCAAAAATACATTGAGCGCAAAATCATCCACAACCAATATTCGACGACGCTGAGAAGATTGCATAAATGCAAATCCTTATCGATCAAGTAGGGTAGACAAAAATTGGGTATTTGTACTCCCTAGTGTTAATAATTACATAAAATCTTAATATTAAAATCATTCTTTAGATAGTTGATAAAGCCCTCATCGTTGATAAATTAGCACCCGTAAGCTAGTAAGAGAATAGGGCGATGAAGGGATGAAGAGCAAGGTTGTGAAGACATGTAGAGACAGAGGAGGGCAAATTTTTGTCTTTGTTTTCCCGTATCTTTCTGTCAGCGAACCTCTCACTTTTCGGCTGAATTCATCTCACTGCACTTTACAAACTAGAAAGTTAACACCCGTCAACAAACTCAGGTCTTGCCTTTTGGTTAGACTGTAGCTGTTGTTCTAAAGCTGCCCAGTCTTCTTGCTCAATCAAATTCATCAATTTGTCGAGGTTATGGCGATACTGCTGAAGCGAGTTGAGCAATGCTGTTCGATTGTAGCGTGCCATCATCACTCCTAACTCTGGATTGCCACCACCCACACGACTCGTATCTCGAAAACCAGAACTAGCAAATTTTTGGGCTAGTTGCAATAGATTCTGGTCAGTTTCACTCATACAAGCAGCAATTAATGAAGCACTCACCATGACGGGCAAATGTGAAATCCAACTAACTGCTCGGTCGTGGTCTTCTGGGGAACAATGATGGAGAGTAGCTCCAAGGTCGCGTACTATTTTCTCTACAACTGTCATTGTCGCAGTTGGTGTTGATGCCAATGGTGTCAGGACGTAGGGCTTATTTTTAAATAAATTTCTCATAGCTGCTTCTATACCACTGTCGGCTGTACCCGC
The sequence above is a segment of the Mastigocladopsis repens PCC 10914 genome. Coding sequences within it:
- a CDS encoding response regulator — protein: MQSSQRRRILVVDDFALNVFLLQTALEAEGYEVDTATNGSLALAKIEASPPDLLLVDVIMPGMNGYELTRNIRQNEKLPFIPILLVTGTEEASVIKELDIGSDDFIRKPINFDKLLARIQACWN
- a CDS encoding CAP domain-containing protein, coding for MSHKCQRILPQIFSVFGITLLALFIPSCEQAIEYLPPLPELPTGKPQKPPVLSQTSATAKIEAAVRQNINDVRVKYGLKPLQNNDKLAEVARRYSRQMAEKNFFSHTGADGSTLVQRVHARGISYWVVGENLFKSTNIPQPVPAAVEGWMESPGHRENILRPVFRETGIGVWRTGNTYYITQLFLRG
- a CDS encoding ribonuclease Z, which produces MQITFLGTSSGVPTRSRNVSSVALRLPQRAQMWLFDCGEGTQHQILRSDLKSSQLSRIFITHLHGDHIFGLMGLLASCGLAGNVQRVDIYGPPGLNEYLQLASRYSHTHFSYPVKVHVVQPGVVYEDDEFTVTCGPLHHRVTSFGYRICEKDRPGRFDVEKAKALQIPPGRIYGQLKRGEVVTLADGRVINGKELCGPTEIGRKIAYCTDTIYCDGAVELAQDTDVLIHEATFAHQDADMAFQRLHSTTTMAAQTALAAGAHKLIMTHFSPRYAPGNVIELKDLLEEARAIFPYTDMAYDFMTYDVPRRRDKELNKTEAVV
- a CDS encoding response regulator, producing MENLQNLDGLQLLVVDDDIDSVELIRAIFTSYYNVQVLTATCSEKAFQLITQFKPDILISDIAMPDEDGYVLMRKIRTHSDEQIRQIPAVALTALPPEESYNLAQDAGFTAHMPKPFDTDDLMTTVSNVVQYTRKCSTISDI
- a CDS encoding glycosyltransferase family 2 protein; protein product: MSSKLPVSVLIPAKNEQANLPACLTSVQRADEVFIVDSQSSDKSVEIAKSYGANVVQFYFNGRWPKKKNWSLENLPFRNEWVLIVDCDERITPELWDEIAQAIQNPEYNGYYLNRQVFFLGTWIRHGGKYPDWNLRLFKHKKGRYENLNTEDIPNTGDNEVHEHVILDGKVGYLKNDMIHEDFRDLYHWIERHNRYSNWEARVYLNLLTGKDDSGTIGANPFGDAVQRKRFLKKLWVRLPFKPFLRFVLFYIIQRGFLDGKAGYIYARLLSQYEYQIGVKLYELRKYGGQLNTTSTSTSTPVAEKPSLSQEVGQTVL
- a CDS encoding glycosyltransferase, whose protein sequence is MPNTQISAIICTHNRDTYLGAAIDSLLAQDFVGDFEVVVVDNGSSDRTREVVEHRSHNPRLKYVFEPAIGLSVARNTGARVASSEILAYLDDDAEANSNWLQVLYSAYQDNPKLVIAGGKVTLLWPEGIQPPPWLSTGLAANLGAYDLGESIVYIDNPGQTPRGLNYSIRRSFLEEIGGFDIHLGRVGTKLLSNEELQMTELALQRGMQVAYLPNALVAHNVAPERLKRSWFFNRGWWQGISECYREQLAGKAGLGQLQRGSERFLRGLYKTLQYFSDPAERFDKLVYAYGQIGYLNAAIQGLLFKSQKE
- a CDS encoding prephenate/arogenate dehydrogenase translates to MNIGILGLGLIGGSLGLDLRSQGYHVLGVSRRESTCERAVALGSVDEASVDISLLAKAEVVFICTPIGLIIPTFKQLIAHLPSNTVITDVGSVKAPIVNAIAPLWANFIGGHPMAGTADSGIEAAMRNLFKNKPYVLTPLASTPTATMTVVEKIVRDLGATLHHCSPEDHDRAVSWISHLPVMVSASLIAACMSETDQNLLQLAQKFASSGFRDTSRVGGGNPELGVMMARYNRTALLNSLQQYRHNLDKLMNLIEQEDWAALEQQLQSNQKARPEFVDGC
- the cobU gene encoding bifunctional adenosylcobinamide kinase/adenosylcobinamide-phosphate guanylyltransferase, which encodes MSKVILVTGPARSGKSEWAEILAMQSQKEVIYVATAVESSDDKEWQQRIQQHKRRRPQDWVTLEMPYELSAALADAKPNICLLVDSLGTWVANLLEQDELTWQNIVQEFLETVQLVAADIIFVAEETGWGVVPAYPTGRTFRDRLGQLVRQLGVICQEVYLVTGGHVLNLSMLGSPLPSPRE
- the hpsU gene encoding hormogonium polysaccharide biosynthesis acetyltransferase HpsU, with the translated sequence MTNDEPFVDLRKYDQSWFDRGRAGWYILLWWFIQAIAFPLTPHPFNNLRCALLRLFGARIGKGVLIRPTARFTYPWKVTIGDYSWIGDDVILYSLDNINIGEHCVISQKSYLCTGSHDITDPAFRLKTASITIGNGAWIAADCFIGLGVQIRANAVIGARSSVFSDMPSGQVCWGNPCVPRYPRKKG